The following are from one region of the Polaribacter marinaquae genome:
- a CDS encoding glycosidase, whose amino-acid sequence MKLEENKTFNGVMLNAYPDSIGEKLADTINMLKMPEFKDVFSLFYILPTFFNSDLDRGFSIIDYNLNTNLVSKDDLKALEELNIMLKFDIVLNHLSVASPQFKDLLKNGEKSKYKDFFINWNSFWEGNGTKNEDDIIIPKKEFLDKLFMRKSGLPILKVPFPDGTKKPYWNTFYQDITYHKISSEEICKITSLPLNKAAIISEKINTALEANQDLSTINFDDFNEFKNDVLNFVNQKATYLGQMDVNAKSELVWQFYEETLAKVKSFGCKILRLDAFAYLHKEIGQTNFFNKPGTWTYLDRINEIAKKNDLILLPEIHAEYGLNLHDEVAKESYQIYDFFLPGLMIHTLEKANNKALLTWIDEIITKNYKTVNMLGCHDGIPVLDLKGKEVNGNYNKGLLKDAEIETIMNTIMDRGGRVKNLYDPSGKKISYYQINATFFSALGESEEKLLLARAIQLFMPGIPQVWYLDIFAGKNNYAAADKGGSGGHKEINRTTLSNKDIEEGLKKYIVKNQLKLMRLRNTSSAFLGKISCSASKENELEITWTNKNEFARLSANLSSLNFSINYSENNKITELVF is encoded by the coding sequence ATGAAGCTAGAAGAAAATAAAACTTTTAACGGAGTTATGTTAAACGCATACCCGGATAGTATTGGAGAGAAATTAGCAGACACTATTAATATGCTTAAAATGCCAGAGTTTAAAGATGTTTTCTCTTTATTCTACATTTTACCCACATTTTTTAATAGCGATTTAGATAGAGGTTTCTCTATAATCGATTACAATTTAAACACTAATTTGGTTTCTAAAGATGATTTAAAAGCTTTAGAAGAACTAAACATAATGCTAAAATTCGATATCGTTTTAAATCATTTATCTGTAGCTTCACCTCAATTTAAAGATTTATTAAAAAACGGAGAAAAATCTAAATACAAAGACTTTTTTATCAATTGGAATTCTTTTTGGGAAGGTAACGGAACAAAAAATGAAGATGATATAATAATTCCTAAAAAAGAATTTTTAGATAAATTGTTCATGAGAAAATCTGGACTTCCAATATTAAAGGTTCCTTTTCCAGACGGCACTAAAAAACCTTATTGGAACACTTTTTATCAAGACATAACATATCATAAAATTTCTTCTGAAGAAATATGTAAAATCACTAGTTTACCCTTAAACAAGGCTGCAATAATTTCAGAAAAAATAAACACAGCATTAGAAGCTAATCAAGATTTATCAACTATTAATTTTGATGATTTTAATGAGTTTAAAAATGATGTTTTAAACTTTGTTAATCAAAAAGCAACCTATTTAGGTCAAATGGATGTGAATGCAAAATCTGAACTTGTTTGGCAGTTTTACGAAGAAACTTTAGCCAAAGTTAAAAGTTTTGGTTGTAAAATTTTAAGATTAGATGCTTTTGCTTATTTACACAAAGAAATAGGACAAACAAATTTTTTTAACAAACCTGGCACTTGGACATATTTAGACAGAATTAATGAAATTGCTAAAAAAAACGACCTTATTTTATTACCAGAAATTCATGCAGAATATGGTTTAAATTTACATGATGAAGTTGCAAAAGAATCCTACCAAATTTATGATTTTTTCTTACCTGGTTTAATGATTCACACCCTAGAAAAAGCAAACAACAAAGCGCTTTTAACTTGGATAGACGAAATTATAACTAAAAATTATAAAACCGTTAACATGTTAGGTTGTCATGACGGTATACCTGTTTTAGATTTAAAAGGAAAAGAAGTTAACGGTAATTACAATAAAGGTTTACTAAAAGACGCCGAAATCGAAACTATAATGAATACAATTATGGACAGAGGCGGAAGAGTGAAAAATTTATATGATCCGTCAGGAAAAAAAATATCTTACTACCAAATAAATGCAACATTCTTTAGCGCTCTAGGCGAAAGTGAAGAAAAATTATTATTAGCTCGAGCAATTCAATTATTTATGCCTGGTATTCCTCAGGTCTGGTATTTAGATATTTTTGCTGGTAAAAATAATTATGCTGCAGCAGATAAAGGCGGAAGCGGTGGTCATAAAGAAATAAACAGAACAACGCTTTCAAATAAAGACATCGAAGAAGGCTTAAAAAAATATATTGTTAAAAACCAACTTAAACTTATGCGTTTAAGAAATACTTCTAGCGCTTTTTTAGGTAAAATATCTTGTAGTGCTTCCAAAGAAAATGAATTAGAAATTACATGGACAAACAAGAATGAGTTTGCAAGATTATCTGCAAATTTAAGTTCTTTAAATTTTTCTATAAATTATTCAGAAAACAATAAGATTACAGAACTGGTTTTTTAA
- the ruvA gene encoding Holliday junction branch migration protein RuvA, with protein MITQVRGRLVEKSPTEVVVDCNGVGYLLHISLNTFSALPADENIVLYTHLSIREDAHTLFGFINKTERAVFKFLISVSGVGPSIARTMLSSMTSEEIQQAIASENVKLIQSVKGIGAKTAQRVIVDLKDKILKTFDIDEVSVTVSNTNKEEALSALEVLGFQRKQSDKIITAILKEHTDASVEKIIKLALKSL; from the coding sequence ATGATTACACAAGTTAGAGGAAGACTCGTAGAAAAAAGCCCAACCGAAGTTGTAGTAGATTGTAACGGTGTTGGTTATTTACTTCATATTTCTCTAAATACATTTTCTGCATTGCCTGCAGATGAAAATATAGTTCTGTATACGCATCTTTCTATAAGGGAAGATGCGCATACACTTTTTGGATTTATCAATAAAACAGAAAGAGCCGTATTTAAATTCTTAATTTCTGTATCTGGCGTAGGCCCAAGCATTGCTAGAACAATGTTGTCTTCTATGACTTCGGAAGAAATACAACAAGCAATAGCATCAGAAAACGTAAAATTAATACAATCTGTAAAAGGTATTGGGGCAAAAACAGCCCAAAGAGTTATTGTAGATTTAAAAGATAAAATCTTAAAGACTTTCGATATCGACGAAGTTTCTGTAACAGTAAGCAATACAAACAAAGAAGAAGCGTTATCTGCTTTAGAAGTTTTAGGCTTTCAAAGAAAACAATCAGACAAAATAATAACAGCAATTTTAAAAGAACATACAGATGCTTCTGTAGAAAAAATTATAAAATTAGCCTTAAAAAGTTTATAA
- a CDS encoding MFS transporter has product MLKKPSLSFWQILNMNVGFFGIQYSFGLQQSAVTPIYDFLGASPDQIPILHLAGPVTGLLVQPIIGALSDKTWSPRFGRRKPYFLIGAILCSLTLFAFPFSSSLWMAAGLLWILDAGNNTAMEPYRALIADKLNTEQQPLGFQMQSFFTGLGQVLANLSLFIFPLIFIGTTGALPTWVYASFFLGAVCSIATILWSIKKTKEIPPTEEELQKLREKKSILEPLIEIFSAIKHMPKVMWQLALVYLFQWYALFCYWQNSSKSVALSVWNATPENKEAYSEAVSWTGLVNSWYNVVTFLVAFALVGFAKKFSPKKVHAFCLIIAAIGFLAFPHIENKNLLFFAITGFGIGWASMMGIPYLMVVADIPKERYGVYMGIINMMIVIPMIIQTLSFGYILKNFLNNDPRNAITFAGVLLIISAIFTLFIKSKSNLKK; this is encoded by the coding sequence ATGTTAAAAAAACCTAGCCTAAGTTTTTGGCAAATATTAAACATGAATGTTGGATTCTTCGGAATTCAGTATAGTTTTGGCTTACAACAAAGTGCAGTTACACCAATTTACGATTTTTTAGGTGCAAGTCCAGATCAAATTCCAATTTTACATCTTGCTGGTCCTGTAACAGGTTTATTAGTACAACCAATTATAGGAGCATTAAGTGATAAAACCTGGAGCCCGAGATTCGGACGAAGAAAACCTTATTTTTTAATTGGCGCAATTTTGTGTAGTCTAACATTATTTGCTTTCCCTTTTAGTAGTTCTCTTTGGATGGCAGCCGGCCTTTTATGGATTTTAGATGCTGGTAACAACACCGCAATGGAACCTTATCGAGCACTAATCGCCGATAAATTAAACACAGAACAACAACCTTTAGGCTTTCAAATGCAAAGCTTTTTTACAGGTTTAGGACAAGTTTTGGCCAATTTATCTCTATTTATTTTTCCATTAATATTTATAGGAACAACTGGCGCATTACCAACCTGGGTTTACGCTTCATTTTTCTTAGGTGCTGTTTGCTCTATAGCAACTATTCTTTGGAGTATTAAAAAAACTAAAGAAATTCCGCCAACAGAAGAAGAGCTACAAAAACTAAGAGAAAAGAAAAGTATTTTAGAACCGCTAATAGAAATATTTTCTGCAATAAAGCACATGCCAAAAGTTATGTGGCAGTTAGCATTGGTTTATTTATTTCAATGGTATGCTTTATTTTGTTATTGGCAAAATTCTTCTAAAAGTGTTGCCCTTTCTGTTTGGAATGCGACTCCAGAAAACAAAGAAGCCTACAGCGAAGCTGTAAGCTGGACAGGTTTAGTTAATAGTTGGTACAACGTTGTTACATTTTTAGTAGCATTTGCATTGGTTGGTTTTGCTAAAAAATTCAGTCCTAAAAAAGTACACGCTTTCTGTTTAATAATTGCAGCAATTGGTTTCTTAGCATTCCCGCATATCGAAAATAAAAATTTATTATTCTTTGCAATAACAGGCTTTGGTATTGGTTGGGCAAGCATGATGGGTATTCCTTATTTAATGGTAGTTGCAGATATTCCTAAAGAAAGGTATGGCGTTTACATGGGCATTATAAACATGATGATTGTAATTCCAATGATAATTCAAACATTATCGTTTGGTTATATCTTAAAAAACTTTTTAAATAACGATCCTCGAAATGCAATAACCTTTGCAGGCGTTTTACTAATTATCAGTGCAATTTTTACGCTTTTTATTAAAAGTAAAAGCAATTTAAAAAAATAA
- a CDS encoding NADP-dependent malic enzyme: MSDSRKRHEALVYHAKPKPGKIAVVPTKKYATQHDLALAYSPGVAEPCLEIAKDKNNVYKYTAKGNLVAVISNGTAVLGLGDIGPDASKPVMEGKGLLFKIFADIDVFDIEVDATDVDQFIQTVKAIAPTFGGINLEDIKAPEAFEIERRLKEELDIPVMHDDQHGTAIISAAALKNAIDITEKDISKVKIVVNGAGAAAISCTRLYLKLGVKRENVVMCDSKGVIRKDRGNLTSQKEEFATDRDLNTLEEAMQDSDVFIGLSKGNIVSPEMLLSMAKNPIVFAMANPVPEIEYDVAIATRKDIIMATGRSDHPNQVNNVLGFPFIFRGALDVRATKINEEMKLAAVHALADLAKKSVPEQVNIVYDEVSLTYGKEYIIPKPFDPRLIYEIPPAIAKAAMDSGVALEPISDWDRYREELMERSGSGSKEIRLLHNRAKSNPKRVVFAEADHLDVLKAAQRVHEEKLGKVILLGRKEVILELKEEIGFTADVQIIDPKTDEEKERRIRFGEAYWKTRQRKGRTFSEAKKLMRERNYFAAMMVNEGEADALITGYSRPYPTVVKPMLELIERDKDVTKIAACNLMLTKQGPLFLADTTINQNPSAKELAKIAQMTGKFVNMFGMKPNIAMLSYSNFGSSTSETSKKIREAVSYVHRHFPETVIDGEVQADFALNSEMLAKEFPFSKLNGKKVNVLIFPNLESANITYKLLKQVEGAESIGPVILGFNKPVHILQLGSSVDEMVNMAALAVVDAQQKEKRNNK; the protein is encoded by the coding sequence ATGAGTGATTCTAGAAAAAGACACGAAGCCTTAGTATATCATGCAAAACCAAAACCAGGAAAAATTGCGGTTGTTCCTACAAAAAAATACGCAACACAGCACGATTTAGCTTTAGCGTATTCTCCTGGTGTAGCAGAACCTTGTTTAGAAATTGCAAAAGATAAAAATAACGTTTATAAATATACTGCAAAAGGAAACTTAGTAGCTGTAATATCTAATGGTACAGCAGTTTTAGGTTTGGGTGATATTGGCCCAGACGCCTCTAAACCTGTAATGGAAGGTAAAGGATTACTTTTTAAAATTTTTGCAGATATTGATGTTTTTGATATTGAAGTAGACGCTACAGACGTAGATCAATTTATACAAACGGTTAAGGCAATTGCTCCTACTTTTGGAGGAATTAATTTGGAAGATATTAAAGCTCCAGAAGCTTTTGAAATCGAGAGAAGGTTAAAAGAAGAGTTAGACATTCCGGTAATGCATGATGACCAACATGGTACTGCAATAATTTCTGCAGCTGCTTTAAAAAATGCCATCGATATTACAGAAAAAGACATTAGTAAAGTTAAAATTGTAGTAAATGGTGCCGGTGCCGCTGCAATTTCTTGTACTCGTTTATACTTAAAATTAGGTGTAAAAAGAGAAAATGTTGTAATGTGCGACAGTAAAGGGGTTATTAGAAAAGATAGAGGTAACTTAACTTCTCAAAAAGAAGAATTTGCAACCGACAGAGACCTTAATACTTTAGAAGAAGCAATGCAAGATTCTGATGTATTTATTGGTTTATCAAAAGGGAATATCGTTTCGCCAGAAATGCTTTTATCAATGGCAAAAAACCCAATTGTGTTTGCAATGGCAAACCCTGTTCCAGAAATAGAATATGATGTTGCCATAGCCACAAGAAAAGATATAATTATGGCAACGGGTAGATCAGACCATCCTAATCAAGTTAACAATGTACTTGGTTTTCCTTTTATTTTTAGAGGAGCTTTAGATGTAAGAGCTACAAAAATTAACGAAGAAATGAAGCTTGCCGCAGTGCATGCATTAGCAGACTTGGCAAAAAAATCTGTACCAGAACAGGTAAATATTGTGTATGATGAAGTAAGCTTAACTTATGGGAAAGAATACATCATTCCAAAACCTTTTGATCCAAGATTAATTTATGAAATTCCACCAGCAATTGCAAAAGCAGCAATGGATTCTGGAGTTGCTCTAGAACCAATTTCAGATTGGGATCGATACAGAGAAGAATTAATGGAACGTTCGGGTTCTGGAAGTAAAGAAATTAGACTTTTGCATAACAGAGCAAAAAGCAACCCTAAGCGTGTAGTTTTTGCAGAGGCAGATCATTTAGATGTTTTAAAAGCAGCACAAAGAGTTCACGAAGAAAAATTAGGAAAAGTAATTTTATTAGGACGAAAAGAAGTAATTCTAGAACTGAAAGAAGAAATCGGTTTTACTGCAGATGTGCAAATTATAGATCCTAAAACAGACGAAGAAAAAGAAAGAAGAATCCGTTTTGGAGAAGCTTACTGGAAAACACGTCAAAGAAAAGGTAGAACTTTTTCTGAAGCTAAAAAATTAATGCGAGAACGTAATTATTTTGCAGCAATGATGGTAAATGAAGGTGAAGCAGATGCTTTAATTACCGGATATTCTAGACCTTACCCAACGGTTGTAAAACCAATGTTAGAGTTAATAGAAAGAGACAAGGATGTTACTAAAATTGCAGCTTGTAATTTAATGTTAACAAAACAAGGACCTTTGTTTTTAGCAGATACAACCATTAACCAAAATCCTTCGGCTAAAGAATTGGCTAAAATTGCTCAAATGACAGGTAAGTTTGTAAACATGTTTGGTATGAAACCAAACATTGCTATGTTATCTTACTCTAACTTTGGATCTTCAACTTCAGAAACTTCTAAAAAAATTAGAGAAGCGGTATCTTATGTGCATCGTCACTTTCCAGAAACGGTTATCGACGGAGAAGTACAAGCAGATTTTGCTTTAAACTCTGAAATGCTTGCTAAAGAATTTCCGTTTTCTAAATTAAATGGTAAAAAAGTAAATGTTTTAATTTTTCCTAACTTAGAATCTGCAAATATTACTTACAAATTATTAAAACAAGTAGAAGGCGCAGAATCTATTGGACCCGTAATTTTAGGTTTTAACAAACCAGTACATATTTTACAATTAGGTTCTAGTGTAGATGAGATGGTAAATATGGCAGCATTAGCTGTTGTAGATGCGCAACAAAAAGAAAAAAGAAACAACAAATAA
- a CDS encoding carbohydrate kinase family protein: MLNNNRNIDILCVGEVLVDFIGHQTGVLINNTRDYHRYLGGSPTNVAMNAARLGLKPVMVSTVGNDGFGEYIFKRLKEVGVNIENIKVLENKPTSVIFVSKSEGTPDFIPFRDADRYITKDQISKETLSDSKIFHTTCFALSKEPAQSTILKKAEEAYKLGCKLSIDLNYAKKLWESRDQAFKVIEAYCKLNPLIKISEDDMLRLFEKELPHDQIFKFFHDLNVDTVCLTLGQDGVKLSQKNKKVIALPAIKVDKVMDTTGAGDAFWSGFLFAYIKEKPIEECLKVALQLAALKLQNVGRLPDNINILSKLLE; encoded by the coding sequence ATTTTGAACAATAATAGAAATATAGACATTTTATGTGTTGGTGAAGTACTAGTAGATTTTATTGGTCATCAAACAGGTGTTTTAATTAACAATACAAGAGACTACCATAGATATCTTGGTGGTTCGCCTACAAATGTAGCAATGAATGCAGCAAGATTAGGGCTTAAACCAGTAATGGTTTCTACCGTTGGTAACGACGGTTTTGGCGAATACATTTTTAAAAGATTAAAAGAAGTTGGTGTTAATATAGAAAATATAAAGGTTTTAGAAAACAAACCTACAAGTGTAATATTTGTTTCAAAATCTGAAGGAACGCCAGATTTTATACCTTTTAGAGATGCCGACAGATATATTACTAAAGATCAAATATCCAAAGAAACATTATCAGATTCAAAAATATTTCATACTACTTGTTTTGCTTTAAGTAAAGAACCTGCACAAAGTACAATTCTAAAAAAAGCAGAAGAAGCATATAAATTAGGTTGTAAATTAAGCATCGATTTAAATTACGCAAAGAAACTTTGGGAAAGTAGAGATCAAGCTTTTAAAGTGATTGAAGCTTACTGTAAATTAAATCCGTTAATAAAAATTAGCGAAGATGATATGCTACGACTTTTTGAAAAAGAACTTCCTCATGATCAAATATTTAAGTTTTTTCATGATTTAAATGTAGATACAGTTTGTTTAACTTTAGGTCAAGACGGTGTAAAATTATCTCAAAAAAACAAAAAAGTAATTGCTTTACCTGCCATTAAAGTTGACAAAGTAATGGATACAACGGGTGCAGGAGATGCTTTTTGGTCGGGCTTTTTATTTGCTTACATAAAAGAAAAACCAATAGAAGAGTGTTTAAAAGTAGCATTACAACTTGCGGCATTAAAATTACAAAACGTAGGTAGATTACCAGACAACATTAATATTTTATCTAAACTTTTAGAATAA